The Streptomyces seoulensis genome contains a region encoding:
- a CDS encoding ribonuclease J — MSHPHPELAPPPPLAKGGLRVTPLGGLGEIGRNMTVFEYDGRLLIVDCGVLFPEEEQPGVDLILPDFSSIRDRLDDIEGIVLTHGHEDHIGAVPYLLREKPDIPLIGSKLTLALIEAKLQEHRIRPYTLEVEAGDRERVGPFDLEFVAVNHSIPDALAVAIRTPAGMVVHTGDFKMDQLPLDGRLTDLHAFARLSEEGIDLLLSDSTNAEVPGFVPPERDISNVLDNVFAGAHSRIIVASFASHVHRIQQILDTAQKYGRKVAFVGRSMVRNMGIARDLGYLKVPPGLVVDVKQLDDLPADKVVLVCTGSQGEPMAALSRMANRDHQIRIVEGDTVILASSLIPGNENAVYRVINGLTRWGANVVHKGNAKVHVSGHASAGELLYFYNICRPKNLMPVHGEWRHLRANAELGAATGVPHDRIVIAEDGVVVDLVEGKAKIAGKVQAGYVYVDGLSVGDVREPALKDRKILGDEGIISVFVVMDASTGKITGGPHIQARGSGIDDGAFAEVLPKITESLERSAQDGVVEPHQLQQLIRRTLGKWVSDTYRRRPMILPVVVEV; from the coding sequence TTGAGTCATCCGCACCCTGAACTGGCCCCGCCGCCGCCGCTCGCCAAGGGCGGCCTGCGCGTCACCCCGCTCGGCGGTCTCGGTGAGATCGGCCGGAACATGACGGTCTTCGAGTACGACGGCCGTCTGCTGATCGTCGACTGCGGCGTGCTCTTCCCCGAGGAGGAGCAGCCCGGAGTCGACCTGATCCTGCCGGACTTCTCGTCCATCCGGGACCGCCTCGACGACATCGAGGGCATCGTCCTCACGCACGGCCACGAGGACCACATCGGCGCGGTCCCGTACCTGCTGCGCGAGAAGCCGGACATCCCGCTGATCGGCTCCAAGCTCACCCTCGCGCTGATCGAGGCCAAGCTCCAGGAGCACCGCATCCGCCCCTACACCCTTGAGGTGGAGGCGGGCGACCGCGAGCGGGTCGGCCCCTTCGACCTCGAGTTCGTCGCGGTCAACCACTCCATCCCGGACGCCCTCGCGGTCGCCATCCGCACCCCGGCCGGCATGGTCGTGCACACCGGCGACTTCAAGATGGACCAGCTCCCGCTGGACGGCCGGCTCACCGACCTGCACGCCTTCGCGCGGCTGAGCGAGGAGGGCATCGACCTCCTTCTCTCGGACTCCACGAACGCCGAGGTCCCCGGCTTCGTCCCGCCCGAGCGCGACATCTCCAACGTGCTGGACAACGTCTTCGCGGGCGCGCACAGCCGCATCATCGTGGCGAGCTTCGCCAGCCATGTGCACCGCATCCAGCAGATCCTGGACACCGCCCAGAAGTACGGCCGCAAGGTCGCCTTCGTCGGCCGCTCCATGGTCCGCAACATGGGTATCGCGCGGGACCTCGGCTACCTGAAGGTCCCGCCGGGCCTGGTCGTCGACGTCAAGCAGCTCGACGACCTGCCGGCCGACAAGGTCGTCCTGGTCTGCACGGGTTCCCAGGGCGAGCCGATGGCGGCCCTGTCCCGCATGGCCAACCGGGACCACCAGATCCGCATCGTCGAGGGCGACACGGTCATCCTGGCCTCGTCCCTCATCCCCGGCAACGAGAACGCGGTCTACCGCGTGATCAACGGCCTGACCCGCTGGGGCGCCAACGTCGTGCACAAGGGCAACGCCAAGGTGCACGTCTCGGGCCACGCGTCCGCGGGCGAGCTGCTGTACTTCTACAACATCTGCCGCCCGAAGAACCTCATGCCGGTCCACGGCGAATGGCGCCACCTGCGGGCCAACGCCGAGCTGGGCGCCGCGACCGGCGTCCCGCACGACCGGATCGTCATCGCCGAGGACGGCGTGGTCGTCGACCTGGTCGAGGGCAAGGCGAAGATCGCGGGCAAGGTCCAGGCCGGTTACGTCTACGTCGACGGCCTCTCGGTCGGCGACGTGCGCGAGCCCGCGCTGAAGGACCGCAAGATCCTCGGCGACGAGGGCATCATCTCGGTCTTCGTGGTGATGGACGCGTCCACCGGCAAGATCACGGGCGGTCCGCACATCCAGGCCCGTGGCTCCGGTATCGACGACGGTGCCTTCGCGGAGGTCCTCCCGAAGATCACGGAGTCGCTGGAGCGGTCGGCCCAGGACGGCGTCGTGGAGCCCCACCAGCTCCAGCAGCTCATCCGCCGGACGCTCGGCAAGTGGGTCTCGGACACCTACCGCCGGCGCCCGATGATCCTTCCGGTCGTCGTCGAGGTCTGA
- the dapA gene encoding 4-hydroxy-tetrahydrodipicolinate synthase, with product MAPTSTPQTPFGRVLTAMVTPFTADGALDLDGAQRLAAHLVDAGNDGLIVNGTTGESPTTSDAEKSDLVRAVVEAVGDRARVVAGVGTNDTHHTLELARQAERDGAHGLLVVTPYYNKPPQEGLYRHFTAVADTTGLPVMLYDIPGRSGVPISTETLVRLAEHPRIVANKDAKGDLGRASWAIARSGLAWYSGDDMLNLPLLSVGAVGFVSVVGHLVAPDLRALVDAYTSGDVVKAAEIHQKLLPVYTGVFRTQGVMTTKAALALLGLPAGPLRAPMVECSPEEIAQLKIDLAAGGVQL from the coding sequence ATGGCTCCGACCTCCACTCCGCAGACCCCCTTCGGGCGGGTCCTCACCGCTATGGTCACGCCCTTCACGGCGGACGGCGCACTCGACCTCGACGGCGCGCAGCGGCTCGCCGCCCACCTGGTGGACGCAGGCAACGACGGCCTGATCGTCAACGGCACCACCGGCGAGTCACCCACCACCAGCGACGCGGAGAAATCGGACCTCGTACGAGCCGTCGTGGAAGCGGTCGGCGACCGCGCCCGCGTCGTGGCCGGAGTCGGCACCAACGACACCCACCACACCCTCGAGCTGGCCCGCCAGGCCGAGCGCGACGGCGCCCACGGCCTCCTGGTCGTCACGCCGTACTACAACAAGCCCCCGCAGGAGGGCCTGTACCGCCACTTCACGGCCGTCGCCGACACCACCGGCCTCCCGGTGATGCTCTACGACATCCCCGGCCGCAGCGGCGTCCCGATCAGCACCGAGACCCTGGTCCGCCTCGCGGAGCACCCCCGGATCGTCGCCAACAAGGACGCCAAGGGCGACCTCGGCCGCGCGAGCTGGGCCATCGCCCGCTCCGGCCTCGCCTGGTACTCCGGCGACGACATGCTGAACCTCCCCCTGCTCTCCGTCGGCGCCGTCGGTTTCGTCTCCGTCGTCGGCCACCTCGTCGCCCCCGACCTGCGCGCCCTCGTGGACGCCTACACCTCAGGCGACGTGGTCAAGGCCGCCGAGATCCACCAGAAGCTGCTCCCGGTCTACACCGGCGTCTTCCGGACCCAGGGCGTCATGACCACCAAGGCCGCGCTCGCCCTGCTGGGCCTGCCCGCCGGACCCCTGCGCGCCCCCATGGTCGAGTGCTCCCCGGAGGAGATCGCCCAGCTCAAGATCGATCTTGCTGCCGGCGGGGTACAGCTCTGA
- the thyX gene encoding FAD-dependent thymidylate synthase → MTTPEPLTLRSDVTVELVKSSASDSDVLFAARVSTLGEQSLDELQKDPERSKGLINYLVRDRHGSPFEHNSMTFLISAPIFVFREFMRHRVGWSYNEESGRYRELQPVFYVPDTSRKLVQEGRPGKYVFVEGTPAQYETVRGTLAESYERAYADYQKLLAEGVAREVARAALPVGLYSSMYATCNARSLMHFLGLRTQHELAKVPSFPQREIEMVGEKMEAEWARLMPLTYAAFNANGRVAP, encoded by the coding sequence GTGACCACCCCCGAGCCGCTCACGCTCCGTAGCGATGTCACCGTCGAGCTGGTGAAATCCAGCGCGTCGGACAGCGATGTCCTCTTCGCCGCCCGTGTCTCCACCCTGGGCGAGCAGTCCCTGGACGAGCTGCAGAAGGACCCCGAGCGCTCCAAGGGCCTCATCAACTACCTGGTGCGGGACCGGCACGGCAGCCCGTTCGAGCACAACTCGATGACCTTCCTCATCAGCGCCCCGATCTTCGTCTTCCGCGAGTTCATGCGGCACCGCGTCGGCTGGTCGTACAACGAGGAATCGGGCCGCTACCGGGAGCTCCAGCCGGTCTTCTACGTCCCCGACACCTCCCGCAAGCTGGTCCAGGAGGGCCGTCCGGGCAAGTACGTCTTCGTCGAGGGCACCCCGGCCCAGTACGAGACGGTGCGCGGCACCCTGGCGGAGTCCTACGAGCGGGCATACGCCGACTACCAGAAGCTGCTGGCCGAGGGTGTGGCCCGCGAGGTCGCCCGCGCGGCCCTGCCGGTCGGCCTGTACTCCTCGATGTACGCCACCTGCAACGCCCGCTCCCTGATGCACTTCCTCGGCCTGCGCACCCAGCACGAGCTGGCCAAGGTGCCGTCCTTCCCGCAGCGGGAGATCGAGATGGTGGGCGAGAAGATGGAGGCCGAGTGGGCCCGTCTGATGCCGCTCACCTACGCCGCCTTCAACGCGAACGGCCGTGTGGCCCCGTAG
- the dapB gene encoding 4-hydroxy-tetrahydrodipicolinate reductase gives MSKLRVAVLGASGRIGSEAVRAVEAAEDMELVAALGRGDKLETLVDAGAQVAVDLTTPASVMGNLDFCLRHGIHAVVGTTGWTEERLAQLKSWLELSPETGVLIAPNFSIGAVLTMRFAQIAAPYFESVEVVELHHPNKVDAPSGTATRTAQLIAEARRQAGTAPAPDATVTALDGARGADVDGVPVHAIRLRGLLAHQEVLLGGEGETLTLRHDSLHHSSFMPGILLGVRRVGSAPGLTFGLEHFLDLG, from the coding sequence ATGAGCAAGCTGCGCGTGGCGGTCCTCGGTGCGAGTGGTCGCATCGGGTCCGAGGCGGTACGAGCCGTCGAGGCCGCCGAGGACATGGAGCTGGTCGCCGCCCTCGGCCGGGGCGACAAGCTGGAGACGCTGGTGGACGCCGGCGCCCAGGTCGCCGTCGACCTCACCACCCCCGCCTCGGTCATGGGCAACCTCGACTTCTGCCTGCGCCACGGCATCCACGCGGTCGTCGGCACCACGGGCTGGACCGAGGAGCGCCTCGCGCAGCTCAAGAGCTGGCTCGAGCTGTCCCCGGAGACGGGCGTGCTCATCGCCCCGAACTTCTCCATCGGTGCCGTCCTCACCATGAGGTTCGCGCAGATCGCCGCGCCCTACTTCGAGTCCGTCGAGGTCGTCGAGCTGCACCACCCCAACAAGGTGGACGCCCCCTCCGGCACCGCCACCCGCACCGCCCAGCTCATCGCCGAAGCCCGCCGCCAGGCCGGTACCGCCCCGGCGCCGGACGCTACGGTCACCGCACTGGACGGCGCGCGCGGCGCAGACGTGGACGGCGTGCCCGTGCACGCGATCCGGCTGCGCGGCCTCCTGGCCCACCAGGAGGTCCTGCTCGGCGGCGAGGGCGAGACCCTCACCCTCCGCCACGACTCGCTGCACCACAGCAGCTTCATGCCGGGCATCCTGCTCGGTGTGCGCCGGGTGGGGTCCGCTCCGGGCCTCACCTTCGGCCTCGAACACTTCCTTGACCTGGGCTGA